From the Cervus elaphus chromosome 20, mCerEla1.1, whole genome shotgun sequence genome, one window contains:
- the CTTNBP2NL gene encoding CTTNBP2 N-terminal-like protein translates to MNLEKLSKPELLTLFSILEGELEARDLVIEALKAQHRDTFIEERYGKYNISDPLTALQRDFETLKEKSDGEKQPVCTNPLSVLKVVMKQCKHMQERMLSQLAAAESRHRKVILDLEEERQRHAQDTAEGDDVTYMLEKERERLTQQLEFEKSQVKKFEKEQKKLSSQLEEERSRHKQLSSMLVRECKKATSKAAEEGQKAGELSLKLEKEKSRASKLEEELAAERKRGLQTEAQVEKQLSEFDIEREQLRAKLNREENRTRTLKEEMESLKKVVKDLEALHQQSGPSEQVKKPVTVSKGTVTEPPVLVSVFCQTESFQAEKTHGSSTTKLTTTELPGPTTPTYSYAKTNGHFDPEMQTTKELMAGSNVENQVPPREKPVELAQEKAVENGGCPVGIETPVPAPSHLPSSGSSPSPSSTASSSLTSSPCSSPVLTKRLLGSSASSPGYQSSYQVGINQRFHAARHKFQSQADQDQQASGLQSPPSRDLSPTLIDNSAAKQLARNTVTQVLSRFTNQQGPIKPVSPNSSPFGTDYRNLASTANARGDTSHSPTPGKVSSPLSPLSPGIKSPTIPRAERGNPPPIPPKKPGLTPSPSTTTPLTKTHSQASSLTTAEDLGSSCSSNAIVANGKDVEILLPTSS, encoded by the exons gCCCAGCACAGAGATACTTTCATTGAAGAACGCTATGGAAAATACAACATCAGTGATCCTTTaacggcactccagagagactTTGAAACCCTGAAAGAGAAGAGCGATGGCGAGAAGCAGCCAGTGTGCACCAACCCGCTCTCAGTTCTGAAGGTGGTGATGAAACAGTGCAAGCACATGCAGGAGCGCATGCTGTCGCAGCTGGCCGCTGCTGAGAGCCGGCACCGCAAG GTAATCCTAGACCTTGAAGAGGAAAGGCAGAGGCATGCACAGGACACAGCTGAAGGCGATGATGTCACCTACATGCTGGAGAAGGAGCGAGAGCGGCTGACTCAACAG CTGGAATTTGAAAAGTCCCaagtgaaaaagtttgaaaaagagCAGAAGAAACTCTCCAGTCAGCTGGAAGAGGAGCGCTCCCGCCACAAGCAGCTCTCCTCCATGCTGGTCCGTGAGTGCAAGAAGGCCACCAGCAAGGCGGCGGAGGAGGGCCAGAAGGCGGGAGAGCTGAGCCTGAaactggagaaggagaagagcCGAGCGAGCAAGCTGGAGGAAGAGCTGGCCGCCGAGCGGAAGCGGGGCTTGCAGACGGAGGCCCAGGTGGAGAAGCAGTTATCTGAGTTTGACATTGAAAGGGAGCAGCTGAGAGCAAAGCTGAACCGAGAAGAGAACCGGACCAGAACtctgaaagaagaaatggagagTTTGAAGAAGGTAGTGAAGGATCTAGAGGCTTTGCACCAGCAAAGTGGCCCCAGTGAGCAAGTGAAGAAACCAGTAACTGTGTCTAAAGGCACGGTAACTGAGCCACCCGTGCTAGTGTCTGTATTTTGCCAAACAGAGAGTTTTCAGGCAGAGAAAACACATGGGAGCAGCACAACCAAGCTGACAACCACCGAGCTGCCTGGTCCCACCACTCCCACTTACTCTTATGCAAAAACCAATGGACATTTTGACCCAGAAATGCAGACTACCAAGGAGTTGATGGCAGGCAGCAATGTAGAAAACCAAGTGCCTCCACGAGAGAAGCCTGTGGAATTGGCCCAAGAAAAAGCAGTAGAGAATGGCGGGTGTCCTGTGGGAATAGAGACACCGGTCCCAGCGCCTAGTCATCTGCCTTCCAGTGGGAGCTCCCCATCTCCCAGCAGCACTGCCTCTTCCTCTCTCACATCCTCTCCTTGCTCTTCACCGGTACTAACTAAGCGTTTATTGGGGTCATCAGCCAGCAGCCCTGGCTACCAGTCATCCTACCAAGTAGGGATCAACCAGCGGTTCCATGCAGCTCGGCACAAATTTCAGTCCCAAGCAGATCAGGACCAACAAGCCAGTGGTCTGCAGAGCCCTCCATCCAGGGATCTGTCCCCCACCCTCATAGACAACTCTGCTGCCAAGCAGCTGGCCCGGAACACGGTCACTCAGGTGCTCTCCAGATTCACTAACCAACAAGGACCAATCAAGCCCGTGTCTCCTAACAGCTCTCCCTTTGGCACAGACTACCGAAATCTGGCCAGCACTGCCAACGCAAGAGGTGACACCAGCCATTCACCTACTCCAGGAAAAGTGTCCAGTCCTCTGAGCCCCCTGTCTCCAGGGATCAAGTCCCCTACCATCCCCAGAGCTGAGAGAGGAAACCCTCCACCCATCCCACCCAAAAAGCCTGGCCTCACTCCCTCTCCATCCACTACCACGCCCCTGACCAAAACTCACTCCCAGGCATCCTCTTTGACCACTGCCGAAGACCTTGGCAGCAGCTGCTCTTCTAATGCTATTGTCGCCAATGGCAAGGATGTTGAGATACTTTTGCCTACCAGCAGCTAG